From a region of the Prevotella melaninogenica genome:
- a CDS encoding AMP-binding protein, protein MTLQDFLSEWHNDNPQLLVHTSGSTGKPKPLWVEKQRMLNSARITCDFLSLKAGDTALLCMPLDYIAGKMVVVRSIERSLCLLSVTPSGHPLSDKSLSEAGISNEEITFAAMVPLQVYNSLQVPKERERLRRICHLIIGGGAVDEKLSAALQDFPNAVWSTYGMTETLSHIALRRLNGPEASEWYKPFDGVKVWLNEEGCLLIDAPAVCSHPLVTNDRAKIRPTNTKEGLNTSCFRILGRKDNVIDSGGIKIQIEEVEHLLKSSLTGDFAITSCPDERFGEAVVLLTTQDDTNAVRTLCQQCLPKFWQPRFIFHVPTLPQTGNGKPARAEIKALVRQLCDSKA, encoded by the coding sequence ATGACACTACAAGACTTCCTCTCAGAATGGCATAATGATAATCCACAACTCCTTGTGCATACCAGTGGCTCAACTGGTAAGCCTAAACCGCTGTGGGTAGAGAAGCAACGTATGCTCAATTCAGCCCGCATCACTTGTGATTTCTTGAGTTTGAAGGCTGGCGATACTGCCCTACTCTGCATGCCACTCGACTACATTGCAGGAAAGATGGTAGTGGTAAGAAGTATTGAACGTAGCCTATGCCTGCTGAGCGTAACACCGTCTGGACATCCTCTCTCTGATAAATCTTTGTCTGAAGCAGGTATCTCAAACGAAGAGATAACCTTTGCTGCAATGGTGCCACTGCAGGTCTATAACTCTCTACAAGTACCTAAAGAGCGTGAGCGTTTGCGCCGTATCTGCCATCTTATTATAGGCGGTGGTGCTGTTGATGAGAAACTATCAGCTGCTTTACAGGATTTCCCAAATGCCGTTTGGAGTACCTACGGGATGACGGAAACGCTCTCACATATTGCGCTCCGACGTCTGAATGGACCAGAAGCCAGTGAATGGTACAAACCCTTTGACGGTGTGAAAGTATGGCTCAATGAAGAAGGTTGCCTTCTTATTGATGCCCCTGCCGTTTGCTCTCACCCTTTAGTTACCAACGACAGAGCTAAAATTCGCCCTACGAACACAAAGGAAGGGCTTAATACTTCTTGTTTCCGCATCCTTGGACGAAAAGATAATGTGATTGATTCTGGTGGTATTAAGATTCAGATTGAGGAAGTAGAACACCTACTGAAATCCTCTCTTACAGGCGATTTTGCTATAACAAGCTGCCCTGACGAGCGTTTTGGAGAAGCTGTGGTCTTACTCACAACACAAGACGACACCAATGCAGTCAGAACACTCTGCCAACAATGTCTCCCAAAGTTCTGGCAACCTCGTTTCATCTTCCACGTTCCTACCCTTCCCCAAACGGGTAATGGAAAACCAGCAAGAGCAGAGATAAAGGCTTTGGTACGTCAGTTGTGTGATTCAAAAGCATAA
- the menD gene encoding 2-succinyl-5-enolpyruvyl-6-hydroxy-3-cyclohexene-1-carboxylic-acid synthase, which yields MYSNKENVNILTSLLIQEKVTKAVVCPGSRNSPIVHNLCACPEIECYPVTDERSAGFVALGMTLADNEPVVVCVTSGSALLNLAPAAAEAFYQKRPLVIISADRPAQWIDQQDGQTLQQHHALEPNVRKSVTLPEPHNEEERWYCNRLVNEALNAVRLNDGSPVHINVPISEPLFEYNVPKLPDERNIFMLHATTDYFSVREMAVDFFRGKKLMFVLGQLIPEFMGNSHEAIKTLKKVAVVLQEKLADDSICPAQPIDEVLKMIGDDEAYRPDHLIYIGGTIVSKRLRQFLRECKCEMSIVVNGIDEFCDTFMHTTNMIQGLPEDVITIFANETEGVKKRDFVTLWDKAFDKALAIRKTIKPHFSQMLAVKAFHEKMREEAVDGKLFYGNSSAVRLGNIFSDQYIYVNRGVNGIEGSLSTAVGYAIAHQEEDDVYSVIGDLSFFYDQNALWNESLPPNLSILLLNNGGGGIFHQLPGLERSPYRDSAIAAQHTTTAEGICQTHDIVYLSARNEEELDKSLDKLFNSEEGPVLLEVFTNAEEDTQALKDYYQAF from the coding sequence ATGTACAGCAATAAAGAAAACGTAAACATCCTTACATCCCTTCTCATACAGGAAAAAGTAACGAAAGCCGTTGTATGTCCGGGTTCTCGTAACTCACCTATCGTACACAATCTCTGTGCTTGTCCCGAGATTGAGTGTTATCCTGTTACCGACGAACGTTCGGCAGGATTCGTAGCATTAGGAATGACTTTAGCAGACAATGAGCCAGTAGTTGTGTGCGTTACATCGGGTTCTGCCCTGCTTAACTTAGCACCTGCAGCAGCTGAGGCGTTCTATCAGAAACGTCCACTGGTTATTATTTCAGCTGATAGACCAGCACAGTGGATTGACCAACAGGATGGACAAACGCTTCAACAACATCATGCATTGGAACCAAATGTCCGTAAGAGTGTGACACTGCCAGAGCCTCATAACGAGGAGGAACGCTGGTATTGCAACCGTTTGGTCAATGAAGCGTTGAACGCAGTACGCCTGAATGATGGCAGTCCTGTGCATATCAACGTGCCAATCAGTGAACCACTCTTTGAATACAACGTACCAAAGCTTCCCGATGAGCGTAATATTTTCATGCTTCATGCTACAACTGATTACTTCAGCGTTCGTGAAATGGCTGTTGACTTCTTCCGTGGAAAGAAGCTAATGTTTGTTCTTGGGCAGCTGATACCTGAATTTATGGGCAATTCGCATGAAGCAATAAAGACATTAAAGAAGGTTGCTGTCGTCCTTCAAGAGAAGTTGGCAGATGACAGTATTTGCCCTGCACAACCCATCGACGAAGTATTGAAGATGATTGGTGATGACGAAGCTTATCGTCCTGACCACCTTATATATATAGGAGGAACGATTGTCAGCAAACGACTCCGCCAGTTCTTGCGAGAGTGTAAGTGCGAGATGTCAATCGTTGTAAATGGAATTGATGAGTTCTGTGATACTTTTATGCACACCACTAATATGATTCAAGGTTTACCGGAGGATGTTATCACGATCTTTGCCAATGAGACAGAAGGCGTTAAAAAGCGTGACTTTGTAACGCTATGGGACAAGGCTTTCGATAAAGCCTTAGCCATCCGCAAAACAATAAAACCACACTTCTCACAAATGTTGGCTGTTAAGGCTTTCCACGAAAAGATGAGAGAGGAGGCTGTTGATGGTAAATTATTCTATGGGAATAGCTCGGCTGTGCGCCTGGGCAACATCTTCTCTGACCAATACATCTATGTTAATCGAGGTGTGAATGGTATTGAAGGATCGTTATCTACGGCTGTTGGCTATGCTATTGCGCATCAAGAAGAAGATGATGTGTACAGTGTTATTGGTGACTTGAGTTTCTTCTATGATCAGAACGCACTATGGAACGAGTCTCTTCCACCTAATCTTTCTATCCTCTTACTTAACAATGGCGGTGGAGGAATCTTCCATCAGTTGCCAGGTTTAGAGCGTTCACCTTATCGGGATAGTGCTATTGCTGCCCAACATACAACCACTGCGGAAGGAATCTGTCAGACACACGACATCGTTTACCTCTCTGCTCGCAACGAAGAAGAGCTTGACAAGAGTCTTGACAAACTCTTTAACTCGGAGGAAGGACCAGTACTTTTAGAAGTATTCACTAACGCAGAGGAAGATACACAGGCTTTGAAGGATTATTATCAAGCCTTTTAA
- the menC gene encoding o-succinylbenzoate synthase, giving the protein MYKINISSRTLHFLRPAGTSRGVYTTRKSYYVTLSDTNQPDVVGIGECATLPDLSCDTMSDEEYEQKLRSFCDNFCRTGIIDLDAMRPYPSMLFGLETAKAQLDAKGSINFFNTAFGRGEEGITINGLVWMGTFEEMYQRLEAKLKAGFRCVKLKIGAIDFEKELDLIRHIRQAFTREQVELRVDANGAFAPEDAMQRLEALAQYDIHSIEQPIRQHQWQEMARLCADSPLSIALDEELIGVNDSAGKVLLLDTIRPQYIILKPSLHGGMAGTREWITMAEERNIGSWITSALESNIGLNAIAQLTADIYGPNITTPQGLGTGQLFTDNIPMPLEIKGDQLWISD; this is encoded by the coding sequence ATGTACAAGATAAACATCTCCTCCCGCACCCTCCACTTCCTCCGCCCTGCAGGTACCTCACGCGGTGTCTACACAACGAGGAAGAGCTATTATGTCACACTGTCTGACACGAATCAGCCTGATGTAGTGGGTATTGGGGAATGCGCAACACTCCCCGACCTGTCTTGCGATACCATGTCTGACGAGGAATATGAGCAGAAACTCCGCAGTTTCTGTGATAACTTCTGCCGCACAGGGATTATTGACCTCGATGCTATGCGCCCTTATCCTTCAATGCTCTTTGGCTTAGAAACGGCTAAGGCACAGTTGGATGCCAAGGGAAGCATCAATTTCTTCAACACAGCTTTTGGGCGCGGAGAGGAAGGAATCACCATCAATGGACTCGTGTGGATGGGCACTTTCGAGGAGATGTATCAACGATTGGAAGCGAAACTCAAGGCTGGTTTCCGTTGTGTAAAGCTGAAGATTGGTGCGATTGACTTTGAGAAAGAACTCGATCTTATACGCCATATCCGTCAAGCTTTCACACGTGAGCAGGTGGAACTACGCGTTGATGCGAATGGTGCCTTTGCTCCAGAAGATGCCATGCAACGATTAGAAGCATTGGCACAATATGATATCCACTCCATCGAACAGCCTATCCGACAGCATCAATGGCAGGAGATGGCACGCTTGTGTGCTGACTCTCCCCTATCGATAGCGCTTGATGAAGAACTTATCGGTGTCAATGATTCTGCAGGAAAAGTGCTTTTACTCGATACGATTCGCCCACAATATATCATCCTCAAACCAAGTCTACATGGTGGTATGGCTGGTACACGAGAATGGATTACAATGGCTGAGGAACGCAATATCGGTTCATGGATAACCTCAGCACTTGAGAGTAACATCGGACTGAATGCTATCGCCCAGCTAACAGCTGACATCTACGGTCCAAACATCACCACTCCACAAGGCTTAGGTACGGGACAACTCTTCACCGACAATATCCCAATGCCATTAGAGATAAAGGGCGATCAGCTTTGGATAAGCGATTAA
- the menB gene encoding 1,4-dihydroxy-2-naphthoyl-CoA synthase, producing the protein MEKREWKPIEGFNFEEILFEEYNHIAKVTINRPRYRNAFTPKTVWEMSQAFNYCREALDIRVVILTGAGDKAFCSGGDMHVKGHGGYIGSDGVPRLNVLDLQMQIRRLPKPVIAMVNGYAIGGGHVLHVVCDLSIASDNAIFGQTGPKVGSFDAGFGASYLARVVGQKKAREIWFLCRQYSAVEAERMGLVNKVVPFNRLEDECIEWAETMIERSPLALRMMKAGFNAELDGQAGIQELAGDATMLYYTLDEAQEGGKAFLEKRKPDFDKYPQFP; encoded by the coding sequence ATGGAGAAAAGAGAATGGAAGCCTATTGAAGGCTTCAACTTTGAGGAAATCCTCTTTGAAGAGTACAACCACATAGCAAAAGTAACTATCAATCGTCCTCGCTATCGCAATGCCTTCACCCCGAAAACAGTGTGGGAAATGTCACAGGCTTTCAACTATTGTCGTGAAGCCCTTGACATCCGCGTGGTCATTCTGACTGGTGCAGGCGACAAAGCATTCTGCTCTGGTGGCGATATGCACGTAAAGGGACATGGCGGATACATAGGTAGTGATGGTGTTCCACGCCTCAACGTACTTGACTTGCAGATGCAGATTCGACGCCTTCCAAAGCCAGTCATCGCTATGGTTAATGGTTATGCCATTGGTGGTGGACATGTCCTTCATGTGGTATGCGACCTCTCAATAGCATCAGACAATGCCATCTTCGGGCAGACTGGACCAAAGGTTGGTTCCTTTGATGCTGGTTTCGGCGCATCTTATTTAGCACGTGTCGTAGGTCAGAAGAAGGCTCGTGAGATATGGTTCTTGTGTCGTCAGTACTCTGCTGTAGAAGCTGAACGAATGGGATTGGTCAATAAGGTGGTTCCTTTCAACCGTCTCGAAGACGAGTGTATAGAATGGGCAGAGACAATGATAGAGCGTTCTCCATTGGCACTCCGTATGATGAAAGCTGGCTTCAACGCTGAGCTTGATGGTCAGGCAGGTATTCAGGAGCTTGCAGGTGATGCCACCATGCTCTACTATACACTTGACGAAGCACAAGAAGGCGGCAAGGCTTTCCTTGAGAAACGTAAGCCAGACTTTGATAAGTATCCGCAGTTCCCATAA